One Corvus cornix cornix isolate S_Up_H32 chromosome 10, ASM73873v5, whole genome shotgun sequence genomic region harbors:
- the AAGAB gene encoding alpha- and gamma-adaptin-binding protein p34 isoform X2 — protein sequence MAAGARPLALLTSCAAGFAPEELVKRITGKDDLTVGAITSGRVNFYPWTIDNKYYSADIHFCVVPNTFHVTGEIAESVQAFVVYFDSTIKTGLDGVSEWLPLTEEWLPEVMILVCNRVSENGVNRQKAQEWCIKHGFELVELSPEELPDEDDDFPESTGVKRIVQALNANVWSNVVMKSDRTQGFGLLSTLAGANRSRGCEETPETESNPSPGDREESQSDGGEDGAGTNNLELDSTADPMLDMDIQELASLTTRDGDLENFERLFSKLKEMKDKAATLPHEQRKLHAEKWGRLGHWNLWCLQVTPSRAPSSAWIHCSALEFWHPQHKAWTRPFITTLLETRVEKVFS from the exons AtggcggcgggagcgcggccgcTGGCGCTGCTCACCAGCTGTGCCGCGGGCTTCGCGCCCGAGGAGCTCGTCAAAC GTATCACAGGAAAAGATGATCTTACTGTGGGTGCAATTACAAGTGGAAGAGTGAATTTTTACCCTTGGACAATAGATAACAAATATTATTCAGCAGATATCCACTTCTGTGTCGTCCCAAACACCTTCCATGTGACTGGAGAGATTGCTGAGTCTGTTCAAGCATTTGTTGTGTACTTTGACAGCACAATA aAAACTGGACTGGATGGTGTCTCCGAATGGCTTCCCCTGACAGAAGAGTGGCTGCCAGAAGTGATGATCCTGGTTTGTAACAGAGTGTCTGAGAATG GTGTGAATAGACAGAAAGCTCAAGAATGGTGCATCAAGCATGGCTTTGAGCTGGTAGAACTTAGCCCTGAGGAGCTGCCTGATGAGGATG ATGATTTCCCCGAGTCCACCGGAGTGAAGCGCATTGTGCAGGCCCTGAATGCCAACGTGTGGTCCAACGTGGTCATGAAGAGTG ACAGGACCCAGGGCTTTGGTCTCCTCAGCACATTGGCAGGAGCAAACAGGAGCCGTGGCTGCGAAGAGACCCCGGAGACAGAA TCCAACCCATCCCCAGGAGACAGGGAAGAATCCCAGTCAGATGGTGGAGAGGATGGAGCTGGCACAAACAACCTGGAGCTTGACAGTACTGCAG ATCCCATGCTGGATATGGACATCCAGGAGCTGGCCAGCCTGACCACGAGAGATGGGGACCTGGAGAACTTTGAAAGGCTGTTCtcaaagctgaaagaaatgaaag aCAAAGCTGCCACGCTGCCTCACGAACAGAGAAAGCTGCACGCGGAGAAG TGGGGAAGACTGGGACACTGGAATCTGTGGTGTCTCCAGGTGACAcccagcagagcccccagcTCAGCGTGGATTCACTGCAGCGCACTCGAGTTCTGGCACCCCCAGCACAAAGCCTGGACGAGACCCTTCATTACCACATTGTTGGAAACCAGAGTGGAAAAAGTGTTCTCGTAA
- the AAGAB gene encoding alpha- and gamma-adaptin-binding protein p34 isoform X1 — translation MAAGARPLALLTSCAAGFAPEELVKRITGKDDLTVGAITSGRVNFYPWTIDNKYYSADIHFCVVPNTFHVTGEIAESVQAFVVYFDSTIKTGLDGVSEWLPLTEEWLPEVMILVCNRVSENGVNRQKAQEWCIKHGFELVELSPEELPDEDDDFPESTGVKRIVQALNANVWSNVVMKSGCSKPIQPALGHFHPQFLWTTCTRASSLTDRTQGFGLLSTLAGANRSRGCEETPETESNPSPGDREESQSDGGEDGAGTNNLELDSTADPMLDMDIQELASLTTRDGDLENFERLFSKLKEMKDKAATLPHEQRKLHAEKWGRLGHWNLWCLQVTPSRAPSSAWIHCSALEFWHPQHKAWTRPFITTLLETRVEKVFS, via the exons AtggcggcgggagcgcggccgcTGGCGCTGCTCACCAGCTGTGCCGCGGGCTTCGCGCCCGAGGAGCTCGTCAAAC GTATCACAGGAAAAGATGATCTTACTGTGGGTGCAATTACAAGTGGAAGAGTGAATTTTTACCCTTGGACAATAGATAACAAATATTATTCAGCAGATATCCACTTCTGTGTCGTCCCAAACACCTTCCATGTGACTGGAGAGATTGCTGAGTCTGTTCAAGCATTTGTTGTGTACTTTGACAGCACAATA aAAACTGGACTGGATGGTGTCTCCGAATGGCTTCCCCTGACAGAAGAGTGGCTGCCAGAAGTGATGATCCTGGTTTGTAACAGAGTGTCTGAGAATG GTGTGAATAGACAGAAAGCTCAAGAATGGTGCATCAAGCATGGCTTTGAGCTGGTAGAACTTAGCCCTGAGGAGCTGCCTGATGAGGATG ATGATTTCCCCGAGTCCACCGGAGTGAAGCGCATTGTGCAGGCCCTGAATGCCAACGTGTGGTCCAACGTGGTCATGAAGAGTG gttgctccaagcccatccagcctgcccttggacacttccacCCACAATTTCTCTGGACCACCTGTACCAGGGCCTCCTCCCTCACAG ACAGGACCCAGGGCTTTGGTCTCCTCAGCACATTGGCAGGAGCAAACAGGAGCCGTGGCTGCGAAGAGACCCCGGAGACAGAA TCCAACCCATCCCCAGGAGACAGGGAAGAATCCCAGTCAGATGGTGGAGAGGATGGAGCTGGCACAAACAACCTGGAGCTTGACAGTACTGCAG ATCCCATGCTGGATATGGACATCCAGGAGCTGGCCAGCCTGACCACGAGAGATGGGGACCTGGAGAACTTTGAAAGGCTGTTCtcaaagctgaaagaaatgaaag aCAAAGCTGCCACGCTGCCTCACGAACAGAGAAAGCTGCACGCGGAGAAG TGGGGAAGACTGGGACACTGGAATCTGTGGTGTCTCCAGGTGACAcccagcagagcccccagcTCAGCGTGGATTCACTGCAGCGCACTCGAGTTCTGGCACCCCCAGCACAAAGCCTGGACGAGACCCTTCATTACCACATTGTTGGAAACCAGAGTGGAAAAAGTGTTCTCGTAA
- the AAGAB gene encoding alpha- and gamma-adaptin-binding protein p34 isoform X4: MAAGARPLALLTSCAAGFAPEELVKRITGKDDLTVGAITSGRVNFYPWTIDNKYYSADIHFCVVPNTFHVTGEIAESVQAFVVYFDSTIKTGLDGVSEWLPLTEEWLPEVMILVCNRVSENGVNRQKAQEWCIKHGFELVELSPEELPDEDDDFPESTGVKRIVQALNANVWSNVVMKSDRTQGFGLLSTLAGANRSRGCEETPETESNPSPGDREESQSDGGEDGAGTNNLELDSTADPMLDMDIQELASLTTRDGDLENFERLFSKLKEMKDKAATLPHEQRKLHAEKVAKAFWMAIGGDRDEIEGLSSDEEN; encoded by the exons AtggcggcgggagcgcggccgcTGGCGCTGCTCACCAGCTGTGCCGCGGGCTTCGCGCCCGAGGAGCTCGTCAAAC GTATCACAGGAAAAGATGATCTTACTGTGGGTGCAATTACAAGTGGAAGAGTGAATTTTTACCCTTGGACAATAGATAACAAATATTATTCAGCAGATATCCACTTCTGTGTCGTCCCAAACACCTTCCATGTGACTGGAGAGATTGCTGAGTCTGTTCAAGCATTTGTTGTGTACTTTGACAGCACAATA aAAACTGGACTGGATGGTGTCTCCGAATGGCTTCCCCTGACAGAAGAGTGGCTGCCAGAAGTGATGATCCTGGTTTGTAACAGAGTGTCTGAGAATG GTGTGAATAGACAGAAAGCTCAAGAATGGTGCATCAAGCATGGCTTTGAGCTGGTAGAACTTAGCCCTGAGGAGCTGCCTGATGAGGATG ATGATTTCCCCGAGTCCACCGGAGTGAAGCGCATTGTGCAGGCCCTGAATGCCAACGTGTGGTCCAACGTGGTCATGAAGAGTG ACAGGACCCAGGGCTTTGGTCTCCTCAGCACATTGGCAGGAGCAAACAGGAGCCGTGGCTGCGAAGAGACCCCGGAGACAGAA TCCAACCCATCCCCAGGAGACAGGGAAGAATCCCAGTCAGATGGTGGAGAGGATGGAGCTGGCACAAACAACCTGGAGCTTGACAGTACTGCAG ATCCCATGCTGGATATGGACATCCAGGAGCTGGCCAGCCTGACCACGAGAGATGGGGACCTGGAGAACTTTGAAAGGCTGTTCtcaaagctgaaagaaatgaaag aCAAAGCTGCCACGCTGCCTCACGAACAGAGAAAGCTGCACGCGGAGAAG GTGGCCAAAGCCTTCTGGATGGCGATTGGAGGAGACAGGGATGAGATTGAAGGTCTCTCCTCAgatgaagaaaactga
- the AAGAB gene encoding alpha- and gamma-adaptin-binding protein p34 isoform X3: MAAGARPLALLTSCAAGFAPEELVKRITGKDDLTVGAITSGRVNFYPWTIDNKYYSADIHFCVVPNTFHVTGEIAESVQAFVVYFDSTIKTGLDGVSEWLPLTEEWLPEVMILVCNRVSENGVNRQKAQEWCIKHGFELVELSPEELPDEDDDFPESTGVKRIVQALNANVWSNVVMKSGCSKPIQPALGHFHPQFLWTTCTRASSLTDRTQGFGLLSTLAGANRSRGCEETPETESNPSPGDREESQSDGGEDGAGTNNLELDSTADPMLDMDIQELASLTTRDGDLENFERLFSKLKEMKDKAATLPHEQRKLHAEKVAKAFWMAIGGDRDEIEGLSSDEEN; this comes from the exons AtggcggcgggagcgcggccgcTGGCGCTGCTCACCAGCTGTGCCGCGGGCTTCGCGCCCGAGGAGCTCGTCAAAC GTATCACAGGAAAAGATGATCTTACTGTGGGTGCAATTACAAGTGGAAGAGTGAATTTTTACCCTTGGACAATAGATAACAAATATTATTCAGCAGATATCCACTTCTGTGTCGTCCCAAACACCTTCCATGTGACTGGAGAGATTGCTGAGTCTGTTCAAGCATTTGTTGTGTACTTTGACAGCACAATA aAAACTGGACTGGATGGTGTCTCCGAATGGCTTCCCCTGACAGAAGAGTGGCTGCCAGAAGTGATGATCCTGGTTTGTAACAGAGTGTCTGAGAATG GTGTGAATAGACAGAAAGCTCAAGAATGGTGCATCAAGCATGGCTTTGAGCTGGTAGAACTTAGCCCTGAGGAGCTGCCTGATGAGGATG ATGATTTCCCCGAGTCCACCGGAGTGAAGCGCATTGTGCAGGCCCTGAATGCCAACGTGTGGTCCAACGTGGTCATGAAGAGTG gttgctccaagcccatccagcctgcccttggacacttccacCCACAATTTCTCTGGACCACCTGTACCAGGGCCTCCTCCCTCACAG ACAGGACCCAGGGCTTTGGTCTCCTCAGCACATTGGCAGGAGCAAACAGGAGCCGTGGCTGCGAAGAGACCCCGGAGACAGAA TCCAACCCATCCCCAGGAGACAGGGAAGAATCCCAGTCAGATGGTGGAGAGGATGGAGCTGGCACAAACAACCTGGAGCTTGACAGTACTGCAG ATCCCATGCTGGATATGGACATCCAGGAGCTGGCCAGCCTGACCACGAGAGATGGGGACCTGGAGAACTTTGAAAGGCTGTTCtcaaagctgaaagaaatgaaag aCAAAGCTGCCACGCTGCCTCACGAACAGAGAAAGCTGCACGCGGAGAAG GTGGCCAAAGCCTTCTGGATGGCGATTGGAGGAGACAGGGATGAGATTGAAGGTCTCTCCTCAgatgaagaaaactga